From the genome of Capsicum annuum cultivar UCD-10X-F1 chromosome 4, UCD10Xv1.1, whole genome shotgun sequence:
CATACCAGTTACATCTTTACTTTAATATTTAGTTACTTcttttcagttttagtttctttgaactattttatttattttgttgctTGTTTCCGTCTTGTTTGTCCTTGTTTTTGCTCTTATTTCTGGTTTCTTATTTGTCTCTTCTCTATTTATTGTAGCTTGTCTATTGTCTCTATTTGTGCTTAGTTCTGGCTTCCTGTGAGTACTTTGGGGACTAGATGCAGTGCTTATTAGTGATTTATGTGGTGTGTGTTTTGGCTGCTTGGCCGGGTAGTGTTCTGTGTgcatgttttctttctttttttataagcTTGTTTTACCTATTGGGTTGTTGGCTTGGggtattatttttatgtgtttggtGTTGAGTAGTAGCTGGAGGGGTCAATGGTGGAATAGGTTCATATTTGAGGGGATTGGGGGTGAGAGCAGGGGTAGGAGGGAGGGTATAGGTTGAGTATTAAGGCTGGGTCAGGGAGGGGTGGTAGAAGGAGGCAAGAGATGAGAGAAGATAGGTTGTGGGTAGGGTCGTGGAATATTGGGGCCCTGCAGGGTAAGTCCACAGAATTAgtaaagatttttaaaaagaggAGGTGAATATTATGTGTGTTCAGGAGACTAGGTGGGTAGGATCTAAGGCTAGGaatgtggatgggtacaagctTTGGTACTTGGGGAGGGATAGGCATTGGAATAGAATCagcatcttagtggatgaggagcttagaggtcaggtggtggaggttaagagggttaGTGATAGGACGATGGAGATTAAGTTGGTCTTGGGGGATTTTATGTTCCATGTATGTAGTTTTTATGTGCTTATGATAGGCTTGGAAAAGGAGGTGAAGGTGAGATTTTGGGAAGAattagatgaggtggtgagaagcgTTCCTAGTGCAGAGAAGATCATCATAGCAGGGGACTTTAATGGGCACATTGGGGTCCTCTCTAGAGGCTATGATTTGCATGGTGGTTTTGGCTTTGGTGTTAGAAATAGTGAAGGAGCGGCCCaattggattttgcgagggcctttgagTTGGTGGTTGTGAACTCGAGTTTctcgaagaaggaggatcacctaaTTACCTTCTAAATTTTGAAAGCCAAGATTCAAATTGACTTTCTACTGCTTAAGAAGGGGGATAGGGTGCtatgtaaggattgtaaggttatTTTGAGCGAGCAGCTTTTGACCCAGCATAGGCTGCTAGTAATGGAATTATCtatcaagaagagaaagaagagatgGGTTGGGGAGGGTTAATCTAGGATTAAGTAGGGTAGCTTAATGATAGAAAATACACTTGAGATAGGGGAAAGGTGGCGGGTATGGGGGCATAGGAGTGCAGTGGGGATATGGATgctatgtgggatagggcggccaGCTATATCACAGAGACTGCTAAAGGTATGTTGGGTGTTTTGAGGGGCCGGAAAGGTTGTTATAAgggagactggtggtggaataaagaagtaaagaagaaaataaagatcaaCAATGGGGCGTATGTtgagttgattgagagtaaatataaagaagagaagcgggtgaatagggaggtCTATAAGGTAGCTAAGAAGAAGTCTAAGTTGGCAGTTATAGCTGCCAAGTCAGCAGTATTTGAGCGTTTGTATAATGGGTTAGAGGAGAAAAGAGAGGataagaggttgtataggcttgcaaAAGTTAGAGAGCGGAAGGGTCATGACCtagatcaagtgaagtgcattaaggggggaTGGTAGTTTTCTGGTGGAGGATGCACaaattaagaagagatggcaggactactttcatagacttttgaatgaggaaggggacagaggcattgagCTAGGAGAGTTGGAGCATTCGGAGGAGACCCGTGATTTCAGCTACTGTAGGTATTTTTAGGTAGAGGAGGTCAAAGAGGCTATTCATAAGATGTggaggggtagggcgatggggctgGATGAGATTCTAGTGGATTTTTAGAAGTATGCGGGTGGGGCAGGGCCTAGGTGTTTGACAGATTTGTTTAATGGTATTTTCAAAACTACAAGAATGCTTGAGTCTTGAAGATGCAGTATGATGATTCTAttttataaaaacaagggtgacattcagagtttcaacaactacaggggtattaaggtattgagtcacactatgaagatttaggagagaaTGCTTGAGCGGAGATTGAGAAGGGTTGTGTCTTTTTTGGAgaaccaatttggatttatgcctagTCGTTCAATGACAGAGGCAATCCATTTGGTGAGGAGATTGGTAGAGAAGTACAGAGAAAGGAAGAGGGACTTACACTTGGTGTTCATCAACCTAGAAAAGGCGTAAGATAAAGTTCTGAGGGAAGTTCTTTGGAGGTGTTTTGAGGTGAGAGGGATCCCGGTGGCATACACCATagttattaaggacatgtacggtGGAAGGAATACGAGGGTAAGAACGGTGGGAGAAGAGTCAGACCATTTTTCGGTCGAGATAGGGTTTCATctgggatcgactcttagtccattcCTATTTGTTATAGTGATGGATGCATTGACGTGGAGTATTCAAGGCGatgtgccttggtgtatgctatttgcagatgatgtagtactgattgatgagacgcggaggGGCGTGAAcgaaaaattggaggtttggaggtaAACCCTTGAGTCGAAGGGGTTCAGGTTCAGTAGGCctaagacggagtatttggaatgcaagtttagtgacttgataAAGGAGGACGATgcggtggtgaggttggattcccaagaTGTTTGTaaaagggatagttttaagtatcttggttCTTTGATCCAGGGGAATGgtaagattgatgaggatgtcaccaATCGTATTGGAGTAGGTTGGATGAAGTAGAGGCTCGcctcgggggtgctgtgtgataagaaagttCTCCTTGAGTTTAAAGGCAAATTCAATAAAGTGGTAGTCCATCCGACCATATTGTATGGCGCAGAGTGTTGGCCAGGCAagcactcccacatccaaaaagtGAGGGTGGTGGAAATGAGGATgctgcattggatgtgtgggcttactagaggggacatGATTAGGAATAAGATTATTCGAGAGATGATATGAGTGGCGTCGATAGAGGAAAAGATacgggaaggaaggctgagatagtttggacatgtgatgaggagggacgcGGATGCCCCAGTGCATAAGTGTGAGAGATTAGCGTTGGATGGATTCAGGAGAAGTAGAGATAGGCCTAAGAAATAATGGAGGAAGGTAatcagacatgacatggagcagctgcagcttactaaggacataaccctagataggaaggtgtacAGGTCGtgaataagggtagaaggctagcggGGGATGTGGGTTATAGAAAACCACCGGGAGAGATCTTATATAGCCGAGTTAGTAACTTTATGTCTGTGTCTATAGGTATCTATGGCGGTGAGTATGTGTTACTTATACATGGGTGTCTCTTTCATATTTTCTCAGTTGTTATCTGCTTATTTCGTGTTGTCGTATCTCTCATATTTTCGTATTTCtctgatttactttttattattccttACGCCTTTTCTGTTATGTAATCCATCTCCTTGTTgcctattctttatcttgattcgggggtctatcgaaaacagcatctctacctcttcggaggtagtggtatggactgcgtacatcttaccctcctgagataccactttgtgggaacacactgggtttgttgttgttgttgtaaatttggggatacgaataattagagtcttAACAgttatgcacggatcttgggattatgcattaatTAGGGAGACATATGGGAGCTAATTATCAACATCGATTTAGTAAATTAAATATAGGTATACTTGGTTATAAGTTTTGATGTTAGCCTTTCaaaaaaacaccaaactttcacccattgattctttagAAAACGTAATGGGTGAATTCAATAATTtacaaccacaacctcaatcaaggcatccctatttctaggatggcaCCCAAGGCATAGTCAACCTCATTTTCACCCTTATTTCAAGGATAGTGAAGATTTATAAAACTACACACGTAATTGTTTATCAATGCTTTGgtccccatatccctctttcgagATCGATATGGATTcttaaagttcacccaaaacccttctttcgaagatggcaatgacttctagagtttggagctttcgctcatcaaacccatgtgggtatttgaagctttcacccatcaaatcccaacaaaaatagaatagcaataatagaacccataaacatgaaaaaCCTAGTatatgctaacaataacaacccacacacactttaacccctattcacacataaccccaagagggagatttagctacacataagataaaaaagcatagatatacccataatctccattgaatcaaagttgtagaagatctaagtgaatattacttcaaacttagctctcccacaatatcaacaatggaagttagcaaatcttccacttaggaattctccaatgtattcttcaccaaaaatttacacaatattttcttctccaaaaatggagtcTACAAAGTCTCAAGTTAAATCTAGAAAAATTAGGGAAAAAGGAATATGATGGGATGAATGATTCTTCAAATTAGGGTTTGTCTTTTTGTTCAAATAAGATCAACATGTGCAATTACAGTTTTACCCTTGGGCTGAACATTTCTGCCAAGCCACGATCGCACAAGTTTCGCTGCGACCGCGGCTACATGATGGTGATTTGACTTTTGCATTCGCAATTGATTGCCCATCTTGACTGACCGTGACTGCGGCCCATGGGAAGCAACTGCAGTAACTGAGGCTAGTTCATTGCAGGTCTTTAGCTTCACTTTTTcttctcccttttgatcatttcaagCTCTAATCCACATCTCTTTGTCTTTTCAACTTCTATACCTggaaagagtggatattagtgcattagaTAACAATTATAACTCATTTACTCATTTGAGACAAGGTAATATGCACTAAAactgagtgcaaatgagtggtaaaatcaccactcatcaataccaataggcaacctactaagagcatcaacaaccatattagctttacctggatgatagtggagactcatgtcatagtccttgagcaactccaGCCATCTCCATTGCCTGATATTCAACTCCTTCTGTGTGAACACATACTGGAAAATTTTTTGATctgaataaatatcaatatgaaccccatgcaaATAGTGGCGCCAAATCTTCAACGTAAACACCACGgctgccaactctagatcatgagtcggataattcctttTATGAACTTTCAGCAGCCTAAAGGCAtatgccacaaccttaccatgttgtatcaaaacacaacctattcccacacgggacgcatcatAGTACATAACAAAATCATCAGTACCTTCGaaagagtcaaaattagagaaaaattcaACCTATCCTTCAGTTTCTAAAAACTACCCTCAAAAGCATTGGTCTACAAAAGCTTCAGCCTTTTTTAGTCAACTTCTTCGATGGAGAAATAATACAAAAGaatctctccacaaacctcctttaatacccggctaaaccaaAGAACTTCCAAATGTTGGttggagtgatgggtctaggaCACTACTTTACCtcctcaactttctatggattTACCTTGATCCCTTTACTAAAAACAGCATGACCTAGATTAGTCACAACCTTCGACAAaagctcacactttgaaaacttagcataaaatcaatgatccttaagagtctacaaaactactcagaggtgattggcatgattctcctcactcttagaatataccaagatgtcacaATAAATACGATCACGAACAAATCAAAGAACTgtctgaacacccaattcatcaagtccataaatgagtcagagcattagtcaactcgaatgacatcaccaaaaacttataatgaccatatcaatttTCAAAAGAAGACATAGGGATATCTTTCTCCttaatattcaactgatgataacccgatcgaagatcaatcataaaaaaaatgtagcaccctgaagctagtcaaagagatatctatcctaggaagaggatacttattcttcactgtcaccttatttagctGCCGATAATTTATACATATCTGAAGGAAACAATCATTCTTATGCATAAAAATTATTGGAACACTcaatggagacacactaggatggatgaaacccttatcaagaagattctTTAACTGCTCTTTAAATTCATTGAACTCAGCcgaagccattttataaggatgAATAGACATAGGACGGGAATGTGGTAAAAGATTGATCCTAAACTCTATTAACCTTttgggaggaataccaggaaaaTCCTTGGGAAACAATTCAAGAAATTTGTTAACAATAGGGAAAGATTGTAAAGAGGGAATCGTAGAACTAGAATCTAACTCGAACTAGATGGTACAGAAACCCATTAAAAATCAACTTAAGatatttaagataaaaaatgaacATTCTCTTAGGAACTAAGGGACTTTCCTCCCATTTTATTACCGATTTATTTGGGAATTTGAAACTGACTTACGTGTCTACCAATCTAGAGAAGCAAGCACGAATAGagctaatccatccctaagatcatatcaaaatctatcatatccaattCAATATGATCCACTAATGTTTCCCTATCACTAATAAATGGTACACAACCTGTATAAACTTTTTttatccataatagaatcacccaccgagGTAGACACAGAGAAGGGGTTAAAAATACCCTCAGGCCCGAAACCAAAATTAAACAGCCACATAAGGTGTAACATAAGAATGGGTAAAACCCGAATCAagcagacaatatacatcataagaGAAAATTTCCCACACACTGGTGACGACATCAGTAGATGCCTTAGATTCTTGATGGGTGGAAAGAGCATAAAGACAATTCTGACATTATCAgtaccaaaagtagcaccctttagtgTAGGAGCTAAAGAAGTAGAAACCAGAACTTTATTAGCTCTAGTAGCAATATTTGCGGATGGATAGTTCCTCTAAACATGACTACATTGGCTATGTTTGAATCATAAGTTCCTTCCCTCATCACAATAACCATAGTACATCTATCCATATAATCTGTAAGGAGGAaatgatggagctgactgggcTCTACTAGTCTGCaactgggcaccttgtgccttaaacccgCTATCATTCTAAAAGCAAAGATCACAAGATGatttaggatatggagcactagccatagtATATGAAATTGAATTTCCCTAAGACCTTTTATTTCCCTACtacctaccatctctaccactgtTCTGCTAGCCTCTACCCTgctctaaatatctatacatcttattTTGTATCTCTCCTATTTctacttctttcttcttttcatcttcaacCTACTACATATAACCaccagcctagagatatccatgtcattattcaacatcgcTATCTTACACTCTAGTAATAGGTCCAAAGACAAACtcgaagcaaacttcctcatcctagccCTAATTCTAGACACCAACTCCAGATCATAATGAGAtaagtgaaagaaaatcaaggcaCACTACTTTATAGTCATCTTTCCTTGCTTTAATTTCACACACTGTTCAATTTTAGCCTCTCTTAACtcctaaagaaagaaaagatcctGAAAGGCGCCAGAAAACTTCTCCCTGATAGCTTGCTTAGCATCATCACCCTTTGActgctcccactcttcataccactagtATGTCACATACTTCAACTAATATGCAACAAACAATACACTCTCCACATCAGTAGAATGCTTTACACTAAATATCTTCTCTCTTTTAtcaacaaacccttgaggatcctccacAACCTTAGAGCTAATAAAGCTTAGAgtatttaacctcataaactggccaactctagcATCCTCGGAATATAGAGAAACAGAACTATCATATTTTGGATAACATGACTGagaagtcaccaaccaagtcagcAGATTAATAGATCGATAGAATTTGGCATATCAATATTGACATGAGTCGGTGGAGTATGAACATCATCAGCTTGAGAAGTTTGATGAGGACTAATAGTGATTGGTAGAACTCCACATGGGAAGTTAGGGGTAGGGATCCTAGACCATGTCTGTACTCCATAAGTAGAACTagttccatccacattatccttaaGTGGGACATAAGAGTTTCTACGAGCATCGGATCttctatgaggcatgatctaaaacgGAAACAAatgaaattagaggagatttatagaccttagactttatagcctAAAAAGTAGATCACAAGATAGGGAAATGTTCCtatatgcctcatagcctctcttttataagtgtttctcgctatacacccataaaagaaatctacttgacatggctttgtggacacccaatgactaTGAACCTCttttgataccaagattatcatgaTCGAAACCAGGGCCTGgttgtgataggtatctcaaaattttcaaggatCGTAGACAACCCCTTATGTCTAGTCAAACAGAATACAATATAGCTAGCAGTGCATATAACAAAATAGGGAACTTAACTAACTTAGAAAGAAATCTAAGAAGTAATCCATAAATCCTTTAATAACCGAGAACAACcaaagttgggacatgcccctaaccatagccaaactGAGTCCAAAAAGGAATTGTCTGAAACATAGATGAAACAAGACCATGAAATGATGgtcttccagagaatggaagctcactacttcaatatGACTTATGAACAATCCAAAGGTCACATATCACATCACCAGAAAAGCAAAAATATCTCCATAGcctacatcgcatagggatacagtgTCCAGGGATGGTTAGCGGGATGAGCACTTACATGTAACTCATTGAAGGGATAAAGTAATATCATGATCAAAATAGTCCAAAACCATATAAAACTAATacaaataatcatatatatatatatataatatgtcgagatagggaacaatatttagcatgagagttaaaatattaacctagactgtgtagcatCAACAGTTAAAAGAAAGGCACCCACAAGCTGTATGGGCTCAGCTCCCCCTACTGGAAGCGCCCCAATGTATGTTAGTCGCACGAacttgaggtatcaaggaataCTAGGAAATGACCCAACCCCATATGAATCTAGGatacaaatatatgtataaaGTTTGACACATGAAGGGggtcattaagaccaaccccCACACTGGCAAATGTGGGTTTTTAGTATTAGTCCTTCAAGACCTCCACCTTAACGGGCAGCTGCACAACCCCCTCTaatactaattaaaataatttatacattcccattcattaaacAAAAATCATTTAATGTGGCatataccattggtatcgtcatacaaactaAGCTTAAAAGCTAATATCATTATGGCATTCCAATTATTCATTACCTTTAGGGGAATTGCCTAACCCCCATGATTTATCAAGTCAAATTTGGGGGAATTCCTCGACCCCTATTGTTTAGAAAAAATAGCTTGGGGGAATGCCTTAACCCCCATAGTTTATAATTAGTACAACATATGGCCACCAAGGCTTTCTAGttccatttttatccatttaacctTTTATACAATGCAACAATATAGAAAAGTAAGCCAAATTATATGATCAAACATATTTCaaatccaattatgcaagtgggttgaaggaacacaatttccaaaatcaaattcaaaccaaaataatcaatttaggggaatgcCACGACCTACATTCCATTTACCATGACCATGCACTCCGTTAGTTTTAAAGCCATCAATTAAGTAGAAAAAATTGCATATAAACTAGGggaaaaacatttaaacaataACCTTCCAAATCCCTCAGCCCAAACTCCAAAACCACAATTAATCACATAGATAAGAAATTTAAACACATGCCTTTAGCAAAAATGAGTTTTAGGAAAGATATGAAAGCGTAAAAGTATTAGGAATTATGAAGGGAAATCAACATCTAAGCCCTaaatgatcaaccttgagaaaccctagacTTGCTCTTGCTTTGAGACATTTTGAGAGAAGAGAAgtgtattttaatttcttttagaaTGATAAAGATTCTAAAGTGTTTTTAAGTCATGGATTACAATTGGGgaaagaaggaaataaaaaagTTCCTATaattaaaacacaagaaaaattatCGCTAGTAACTACGAGTCATGTCAGTCACATTCTATGACTCGTGACACTTCTTATGACTTATTTGGTACTAATAGAGATCAGGAAAGTAACTTGGCCAACCTCACTGGTCACCATATGACTTGTAAAAAGATCATATAACTCGTTAGGTGAGTCATAGTCTGGGCAGTAGgcttaaaactcaagaattttgtAGAggcaaaaatctagggtgttacatgTATTCAGGAAATGCCACCTGCACCTAAATTTTTAACTCCACAGAAGACAAGAATCACATCATGATATGAATAGAGAATCCAATATCCATACAAATAACAAGGGAAAACCATCACAAGGAGATGAATCCAACCGATCTAATAGATGAACTGCGGACATCTTAATTTAAATGTCAAACCAACTATCAGGCGATGAAATAGCCAGAAGCAAAGAACATACCCTAAACTGGTCAAGCTCACAAAAGGCTATATAGAAAggaatagcaaaagaaaaaacCTTAGCAACCCAGGGGGCAAATCCAAGAGTCTGAAACTTAAGAAAGGGGAATATAACAAAATTGCCAACTCTAAAACCATAGAGAACCATGAAAgatcaacttacctttgatatAACAATATATTTCTGAATCAATCTAACATAGATAACCAAGACGGAAAATAATCTAAATCATCACACTTTAGgaaataaattatcaaattggGTTATGTCTACTCAAGCTACCGAATAAGAATCGCATGCAAATGAAATCCTAACTAGATAACTGATGGCACCCAAGCACACCTGCAAGTGTACGTGCTTTACCAAGTAGTAAATTGGCCTTCAATAaagtcgaatatcgatcccacagggacttgtgttaaataactatccaattctagtttaacgattgagaaaaaaataagaaggttttagaattttaaaCTAATAAGAAACTAAACTTatgcagaaaagtaatgacttaggacaatcaatgggtagaagcccagggttaaggcttatgaaCAATCAAACTACGTTATTGAATTTTTgttagattgcttatcttggttgttgatttgtagtgttaatcatatgatcatggtctcccgacctctaatcgtttacctatcttggacattacaactacatcgttgagcgtgaatgcaataatccaattaagtgtatTAAGTTATCATCCtatatgtgaatcaagtaaggcatctataTACATACCTGTCCTAGATaataatttgaattccttaacttataaaagaatacaaaccatactttgtttatctccgtgttctatctccctattccctcttccaagatcaaaagattgacaattgatgtattctaagagtagataatccttaaaatagttaaggcaaagattaaaaaataaccaataatgataagcaaaaataaatgaacttaatTCCAAAAAAAAGTAATCATGATCGTTGACTTAACCCCGAAAAGAAAGTTTAGCCTTTAATCGACATAATTGTGataaatataattgaatacatgctATAATCAATTAAGAAGCTTAATCAAAGaatataaaccctaaaagaagTGTTGAGAAGCCCCACAACTAGTGTATGACGTCCAAAAGTGATTAAAATCATGTACAATGATGCATTTATATCAAAAGGGTAAGACAAAGCCGTATTGGATAGGGATTCAGCGTGCAGTCCAAGCCTGGAATACATCCCGCATCGCGGGCTCCATTGCACTGAGATAGAGGGTGCATCATGGGATCATCATGGGGACACACTATTTTGGGTCCCTTTTGAGGCTTTTGGTGTATGGAACCTGACTAAAGACCTTTCCATGTGCCCTCACTCGCCCCAGGCATTCCATGTgtccaaattgagtccaagttgtgtattgtTCTTCTATTTATcaattccaagcctttttgagttgtttccacttgatttgaagcttgtgtatccttcatatatcaccataatccattcaccaagaatactatagtataaaacacaacaatttagaggtAAAAAAAACACAGTATCAaagatggtgaactagaaacacgagctaagactaggcttgcccccattgattttaagcttattgttttgattCTTCTCTgtatccaattgacccttgaacattgtaacaaagttttttcacatataaatataaaaaaacaacCTCAAGAACTCATTTAACATGTTAGAACCTAacatgatagactagacaaacacctagctcaagctagtcatactagttttctcggttgaattctaaatgatcaatttgaatcaaaactatttgaaaatatcattaaacattgtaaacacatacttggacacttatatgcatatttatatcattatcaacacattaaccacatgaattatccttaaaataagctaaaaggggtaaaatagtaaggctagaatgcataaatacacccaacatcaccatcccacacttaaagccttgttcgtcctcgaaaaaTTCTTAACTATAAGAATCATGAGCTGAAGAGACTCCAACTTTTACATCATGcaagaaactcaagctagtacttcaatgactacatggaatgca
Proteins encoded in this window:
- the LOC107868978 gene encoding craniofacial development protein 2-like, whose product is MEIKLVLGDFMFHVCSFYVLMIGLEKEVKVRFWEELDEVVRSVPSAEKIIIAGDFNGHIGVLSRGYDLHGGFGFGVRNSEGAAQLDFARAFELVVVNSSFSKKEDHLITF